ACGGTCGTCTTGCCCGCGCCCGAGGGGCCGACGAAGGCCGTCATCCCGGCGCCCGGCACCTCGAAGGAGACGCCGTGATGGACGAGCGGCAGCCCGTCGCGGTAGCGGAAGGTGACATCGTCGAAGACCACGGAGGCCGCGGGTGAACGACCGCCCGCCGCCGCCTCCTTGGGAGGTTCGATCTGCTCCGTCTCCAGCCGCTCCGCCTCGATGATCCGCGCGACGGCCGCCGTGCCGACCTGGTACTGAGACGCGGCCTCGACCAGCCGCGACACCGGGTCGATCAGATAGAAGAGGAAGAGCAGGAAGGCGATCAGCGTCGAGATCGAGATGGCGCCCGACGCGACCCGGGCCCCGCCGATGCCGAGCACGGCCAGGAACGACACCTGGATGGCGAGACCGATCGACGACGAGGCGAGCGACTGCCACTTCGCGGATCTGAGGCCGTGCCGCCAGGCGTCCCGTGCGGCGCTCTCCACGACCGCAGCCTCCCGCTCCTCTGCGCCCGACGCCTTCAGGGTGCGGAAGGCGCCGAAGGCGCGCTCCAGGACGGTGGAGATCCGGCCGACCGCCTCCTGCGAACGCCGGGTGGCCTCGGCGATCTTCGGCAGGACGAGCGCGAAGGCGCCGCCGATGAGCACGATCACCCCGAGCGTGACCCCGAGCAGCACCGGGTCCATGAAGCCCATCAGCACGATCGTCGCGACGAACGTGAGCCCGCCGGTCGCGGCCGACACGATCGACTGCGTGGTCACGGCGCGCAGCAGCGTGGTGTCCGAGGTGACGCGGGACATCAGATCGCCCGGCTGGGTCCGCTCGACCTCCGGGAGCCGTAGCCGCAGCAGCCTCCCTATGAGGTCGCGCCGCGCCGAGAGGACGACGGACTCGGCGGTCCGCTCCAGGATGTAGGCGCCGACCGACTCGATCGCCGTGCCGAGCACCACCAGACCGGTGAGCAGCAGCAGGACCCCGGTGATCGAACCGTCCTCACCCAGCCGGTCCACCAGCGCCTTGGCCGCGAGCGGCTGCGCCAGCCCCGTCGCGGCCCCGACGAGTGCGAACAGCGCGCCGAGCGCGACCATCCACCGGTGCGGGCGGAAGTGCCCGTACAGCGCCCGCCAGGTCTCCCCGGCGGACAGCTTCGGCGTCTTCTCCGCCCCGTCGGCCCCCGTCGTGCCCTCGGGCCCGGTTTTCGTGGTGCTTCCGGTGCTTCTGGCGCGTCCGGCGCCGTCGTCCGGTGTCCGGACCGTCTCGGTCGTCCCCGTGATGCTCACATTCGTACGGACGCAGAGAGGCCCCGTGCGCCTGACAGGCCCCCGCCCCCGGCTCCCCGCGGTGCCCCTGTCACCCGCCCCGTCATCCGCGCACGCCGCACAGATGCAGCAGCGCCGCGACCCCTCGGTACGGCTCCGTACGTCCCGCCCGGTCCTCCGCGGCCAGCAGCAGCTCCAGTTCAGCCGCCGCAGGGGGCTCCACGTCGCTGGATATGTTGTCGGAGAAGACGCGTACCCCGTACCAGGTGTGCAGCGGCGCCGCGATCCCGGCGAGCGTCGCCGTCAGCGCCGACAGCCGGTCCGCGCGGACCCGCACGCCCAGCCCGTTCGTGTACGTGGGGGAGTCGAAGGCGTCCAGCGCCCCCGCCCAGTCCCCGGCGACGCCCGGCCGCAGGGCGAGCGCGTCCGCGTTCCGTACGAGGAGCGAGAGCAGCCCGCCTGGTGCCAGCATCCTGGCCAGCCCCGCGAGCATGGCGTCGGGCTCCTCGACGTACATCAGCACGCCGTGACAGAGCACCACGTCGAAACCGCCCGGCAGGAAGTGCACTCCGGTCTGGAGCCCGTCGCCCTCGACCAGCGTGACCCGCTCACGGATCCCGGCGGGTTCGGCTTCGAGCGAATCGCGCGCCGAGGCCATCATCCCGGGATCGGACTCCAGCCCGGTCACGGTGTGCCCGGCACGCGCCAGCCGGAGCGCCTGCGTGCCCCGGCCCATACCAACGTCCAGGACCCGCAGCCGCTGCCCGACGGGATAGCGGGAGGCCAGCTGTTCGTCGAGCTGCCGGGAGACCAGCTCCTGGCGGACGATGTCCCGCAGCCCGCCGAGGCCCGCAGGCCGGCCGGCCGAGCCCCCCGTGAAGCCGGATGCCCCAGTGCTCAGGGCCGGTCCCCGCGCTTGACCTGCGGCTTGGGCAGACGCAGCCGGCGCATCTGGAGCGTACGCATCAGGGCGTAGGCGATGGCGCCGCGCCTGGGCTCGTTCGGGAAGCGCTCCGCGAGCTGCTTCTTCAGCCGGATCCAGATGCCGATGGAGTCGACGATGATCAGCACGATGATGCCCAGCCAGAGCAGCAGCGCGATGTTCTGCAGCTGACCGACGCGGACCATGCTCAGTACGAGGATGATCACCGCGAGCGGCAGGAAGAACTCCGCCATACAGAAGCGCGCGTCCACGTAGTCGCGGACGAAGCGGCGCACCGGGCCCTTGTCACGGGCCGGCAGATAACGCTCGTCACCGCTGGCCAGCGCCTCGCGCTGCTTCGCCAGATCGATCCGGCGGGCCTCACGCTGTCTCTTCATCGCCGACTTGCGGTCGGTCGGCGTCGTCGAGGCACGGCGGCGCTGCGTCTGGGCCTCACTGCGCTTCGGCGTCGGTCGGCCCTTCGGGGCCTGCGGGTCTCTGGTCTGCGTGGAGAGGTCCGCCGTCACCTTGCCGGTGGGCGCCTTCTCGTCCTTGGAGCGGCTACGGAACACAAAGCCCAAGGGTACGGGGTGTTGCGCGGGCGACCCACCCCCGAGGGGAACGATCCGGCAACGGCGGACGTCTGTACTGGTGCAGAGGGGACTTAGCGCCCACTGCCCCCGAAGGTCACCTACTCCCTGCGCCGGAGCGATATGGGGGCCAGTCGTCCTTGGGGATGAGCCCATCCGTGCCCGAACAGTGCGGTAATAGAGGCAGGGCCCGTACTGTGGGTTCTGTTGGAGTGCTGGATCCGGAGTCCGTCAGAAGGGGGCGCGCGAAGCCCATGAGCGGTGTGATGAAACGTATGGGGATGATCTTCCGCGCGAAGGCCAACAAGGCCCTGGACAGGGCTGAGGATCCGCGCGAGACCCTTGACTACTCGTACCAGAAGCAGCTCGAACTGCTTCAGAAGGTACGGCGCGGTGTCGCCGATGTGGCCACGTCGCGCAAGCGGCTGGAACTGCAGCTGAACCAGCTCCAGGGCCAGTCCACCAAGCTGGAGGACCAGGGCCGCAAGGCGCTGGCGCTCGGCCGTGAGGACCTGGCGCGGGAGGCGCTGTCCCGTCGTGCCGCCCTCCAGCAGCAGGTAAGCGATCTGGAGACGCAGCACACCACGCTGCAGGGCGAGGAGGAGAAGCTCACTCTCGCGGCCCAGCGTCTCCAGGCCAAGGTCGACGCCTTCCGTACGAAGAAGGAGACCATCAAGGCCACGTACACGGCCGCGCAGGCGCAGACCCGCATCGGGGAGGCCTTCTCGGGCATCTCCGAGGAGATGGGCGACGTCGGCATGGCCATCCAGCGTGCCGAGGACAAGACCGCGCAGCTCCAGGCGCGGGCCGGGGCCATCGACGAGCTGCTGGCGTCGGGCGCCCTGGACGACCACTCGGGGCTGGCGAAGGACGACATCGCCGCCGAGCTGGACCGGATCTCCGGTGGTACGGATGTAGAGCTGGAGCTCCAGCGGATGAAGGCCGAGCTGGCGGGCGGTCCGTCGTCGCAGCAGCAGGCCATCGAGGGCGGCAAGGGCGACCAGCAGGACAGCTCCCAGCCCTCGCAGAGTCCGAACAAATTCGACAAGAGCTAAGGGCGCGTCATGATCGTACGGATCATGGGAGAGGGCCAGGTGGAGCTCGCGGACAGCCACCTGGCCGAACTGGACAAGCTCGACGACGACCTTCTCGCGGAGATCGACGCGGACGACGGTGACGGTTTCCGCCGCACCTTCCACGCGCTTCTCGACAAGGTGCGTGAGCTGGGCGAGCCGGTTCCCGACGACTCCCTGGAGCCGTCGGGGCTGATTCTGCCCGCCCCGGGCGCCACGATCGAAGAAGTACGCGCGCTTCTCAGCGACGACGGTCTGATCCCCTCTCCCTGACCCTTCCGGCCGCCCCGCACCCCACGCTCCAGCACTCCCGATGCCCCGTGCCCCACGGCACGGGGCATCGTGCTGTGGGACGGCGGTTCGCCCCGGGAACGGGCGCCGGGCCGGGGCCGCCGGTGAACGGATATCACCCGTTCGGCCCTGCACGCCGTACCGTTCCGGTTGTGACCTCACTCGGAACCGGCTTCGACCGCGTAAGGAGCTGGCTGCGCGTCCACCCGCTCGCGTTCGACGCCGCGCTGGCCGCGGCCGTGCTGGTGTGCATGATGGCGGGCGCGTTCGCCGACCCGCGCCCCCGGCACGACGCGCTCCCCTCGTTCGGCCAGGAGGCCCCCGGGCTCCGCAGTGTGGTCCTGATGGCCCTCGGGGCGGGCGCGCTCGTCTTCCGGCGCCGTAACCCCCTGCCCGTGCTCGTCTTCACGGGAGCGGTGAGCGTCGCCGAGCTGCTGGCCAACGACGCGGTGTCGCCGGCCGCGATGAGCGCCGTCGTCGCCCTCTACACCGTCGCCTCGCGCACCGACCGGCACACCACCTGGCGCGTCGGCCTGGCCACCATGGCCACGCTGACGGTCGCCGCGATGGTCTCCGGACCCACCCCCTGGTACACGCAGGAGAACCTCGGCATCTTCGCCTGGACCGGGATGGCCGGTGCCGCCGGCGACGCCGTGCGCAGCCGTCGCGCCTTCGTCCACGCCATACGCGAGCGCGCGGAGCGGGCGGAACGCACCCGTGAGGAGGAGGCGCGCCGCCGCGTCGCCGAGGAGCGGCTGCGCATCGCCCGCGACCTGCACGACGTCGTCGCCCACCACATCGCGCTGGTCAACGTCCAGGCGGGCGTCGCGTCGCACGTCATGGACAAGCGCCCCGACCAGGCCAAGGAGGCGCTCGCGCACGTACGAGAGGCCAGCCGGTCCGCGCTCAACGAACTGCGCGCCACCGTCGGCCTGCTCCGCCAGTCCGGCGATCCCGCCGCCCCCACCGAACCGGCCCCGGGCCTCGCGGTGCTCGACGAACTCGTCGGCACCTTCCGGCACGCGGGCCTGCCCGTCGAGGTGGCCCGCGGCGACGTGGGCGCCCGTCTGCCCGCGGCCGTCGACCTCGCGGCGTACCGCATCATCCAGGAGGCGCTGACCAACGTCCGCAAGCACGCGGGTCCGGGCGCCAGGGCCGAGGTGAGTGTCGTACGGGTCGGACCGACCGTCGAGGTCACCGTCCTGGACGACGGCACCGGCACCGGCGAGCCCGCCGACGGCAGCGGCCACGGCCTCCTCGGGATGCGCGAGCGCGTCACCGCGCTGGGCGGCACCCTCACAGCGGCCCCCCGCCACGGCGGCGGCTTCCGTACGCAGGCGATACTGCCGGTCAAGGCCCGCACGGGGGAGGACACATGACGATCAGGGTGCTGCTCGCCGACGACCAGACACTGCTGCGCAGCGCGTTCCGGGTGCTGGTGGACTCGGAGCCGGACATGAAGGTCGTGGGGGAGGCCGCCGACGGGGCCGAGGCCGTGGCACTGGCCCGTTCCGAGAAGGCCGACGTCGTCCTGATGGACATCCGGATGCCCGGTACGGACGGGCTCGCGGCCACCCGCATGATCAGCGCCGATCCTGAGCTGGACGGGGTCAGGGTGGTCATGCTGACGACCTTCGAGGTCGACGAGTACGTGGTGCAGTCGCTGCGGGCCGGTGCCGCCGGCTTCCTCGGCAAGGGCGCCGAGCCCGAGGAACTCCTCAACGCCATCCGTGTCGCGGCGGCCGGTGAGGCGCTGCTGTCGCCCGTCGCGACGAAGGGGCTCATCGCCACTTTCCTGGCCCAGGGCGGCAGCGCGGGAGAGGGACCCGACTCCGCGGCGTACTCCAAGCGGCTCGCGGCCCTGACGGTGCGCGAGCGTGAGGTCCTCGTCCTCGTCGCGGGCGGCCACTCGAACGACGAGATCGCGGAGCGTCTGGTCGTCAGTCCGCTCACCGTCAAAACCCATGTCAACAGGGCCATGGCGAAACTGGGGGCACGTGACCGTGCCCAATTGGTGGTAATCGCCTACGAATCGGGCCTGGTACGTCCAAGGGTGGAGTAGGTCCCGGGGGTCAGTACTCCAGGCGCGGTATGCGGCGCGTAAGGAAATGGACCTGGGGTTCGACGGAACGGCCCTGCCGGATGGCAGATCGTATAGACGGGCCCCTGCGCCCTTCTGCACGCGTACACCACAGAAGAGAGACCCCAATGTCCTGGCTGTCGAGATTCAGCCTCGCGCAACGGGCCCTCATAGGGCTGATATCGATCATCGCGCTCGTCTTCGGGGCGATCGCCATCCCCCAGCTGAAGCAGCAGCTGCTGCCCTCCATCGAGCTTCCGATGGTCTCGGTTCTCGCCCCGTACCAGGGCGCTTCGCCCGACGTGGTCGAGAAGCAGGTCGTCGAGCCGATCGAGGCCTCACTCGAATCCGTCGACGGCATCACCGGCGTCACCTCCACGGCGAGCGAGGGCAGCGCCGTGATCATGGCCAGCTTCGACTTCGGTGGTGACGGTTCGCAGCAGTTGGTCGCCGACATCCAGCAGGCCGTGAACCGGGCAGGGCCCCAGCTTCCCGATGACGTCGACCCGCAGGTCATCGCCGGCTCGACGGACGACATCCCCACCGTCGTCCTCGCCGCCACCTCCCAAGAGGACCAGCAGGCGCTCGCCGACCGGCTGGAGCGCACGGTCGTTCCGGCGCTTGAGGACATCGACGGTGTCGGTCAGGTCTCCATCGACGGTGTCAGGGACCTCC
The nucleotide sequence above comes from Streptomyces sp. NBC_01716. Encoded proteins:
- a CDS encoding ABC transporter ATP-binding protein, translated to MVALGALFALVGAATGLAQPLAAKALVDRLGEDGSITGVLLLLTGLVVLGTAIESVGAYILERTAESVVLSARRDLIGRLLRLRLPEVERTQPGDLMSRVTSDTTLLRAVTTQSIVSAATGGLTFVATIVLMGFMDPVLLGVTLGVIVLIGGAFALVLPKIAEATRRSQEAVGRISTVLERAFGAFRTLKASGAEEREAAVVESAARDAWRHGLRSAKWQSLASSSIGLAIQVSFLAVLGIGGARVASGAISISTLIAFLLFLFYLIDPVSRLVEAASQYQVGTAAVARIIEAERLETEQIEPPKEAAAGGRSPAASVVFDDVTFRYRDGLPLVHHGVSFEVPGAGMTAFVGPSGAGKTTVFGLIERFYDATGGRVLIDGRDVRDWPLGELRAAIGYVEQDAPVLAGTLRENLVFAAPAATDDQIRDVLVRTKLERLVEQLPDGLETLVGHRGSKLSGGERQRVAIARALLRGPRLLLLDEATSQLDAVNEMALRDVVAEVARDVTVLVVAHRLSTVTLADRIVVMDAGKVRAVGTHEELVREDPLYGELAATQFLASAR
- a CDS encoding class I SAM-dependent methyltransferase encodes the protein MSTGASGFTGGSAGRPAGLGGLRDIVRQELVSRQLDEQLASRYPVGQRLRVLDVGMGRGTQALRLARAGHTVTGLESDPGMMASARDSLEAEPAGIRERVTLVEGDGLQTGVHFLPGGFDVVLCHGVLMYVEEPDAMLAGLARMLAPGGLLSLLVRNADALALRPGVAGDWAGALDAFDSPTYTNGLGVRVRADRLSALTATLAGIAAPLHTWYGVRVFSDNISSDVEPPAAAELELLLAAEDRAGRTEPYRGVAALLHLCGVRG
- a CDS encoding DUF3043 domain-containing protein, coding for MFRSRSKDEKAPTGKVTADLSTQTRDPQAPKGRPTPKRSEAQTQRRRASTTPTDRKSAMKRQREARRIDLAKQREALASGDERYLPARDKGPVRRFVRDYVDARFCMAEFFLPLAVIILVLSMVRVGQLQNIALLLWLGIIVLIIVDSIGIWIRLKKQLAERFPNEPRRGAIAYALMRTLQMRRLRLPKPQVKRGDRP
- a CDS encoding PspA/IM30 family protein, with the translated sequence MSGVMKRMGMIFRAKANKALDRAEDPRETLDYSYQKQLELLQKVRRGVADVATSRKRLELQLNQLQGQSTKLEDQGRKALALGREDLAREALSRRAALQQQVSDLETQHTTLQGEEEKLTLAAQRLQAKVDAFRTKKETIKATYTAAQAQTRIGEAFSGISEEMGDVGMAIQRAEDKTAQLQARAGAIDELLASGALDDHSGLAKDDIAAELDRISGGTDVELELQRMKAELAGGPSSQQQAIEGGKGDQQDSSQPSQSPNKFDKS
- the pspAA gene encoding PspA-associated protein PspAA, producing MIVRIMGEGQVELADSHLAELDKLDDDLLAEIDADDGDGFRRTFHALLDKVRELGEPVPDDSLEPSGLILPAPGATIEEVRALLSDDGLIPSP
- a CDS encoding sensor histidine kinase, translating into MTSLGTGFDRVRSWLRVHPLAFDAALAAAVLVCMMAGAFADPRPRHDALPSFGQEAPGLRSVVLMALGAGALVFRRRNPLPVLVFTGAVSVAELLANDAVSPAAMSAVVALYTVASRTDRHTTWRVGLATMATLTVAAMVSGPTPWYTQENLGIFAWTGMAGAAGDAVRSRRAFVHAIRERAERAERTREEEARRRVAEERLRIARDLHDVVAHHIALVNVQAGVASHVMDKRPDQAKEALAHVREASRSALNELRATVGLLRQSGDPAAPTEPAPGLAVLDELVGTFRHAGLPVEVARGDVGARLPAAVDLAAYRIIQEALTNVRKHAGPGARAEVSVVRVGPTVEVTVLDDGTGTGEPADGSGHGLLGMRERVTALGGTLTAAPRHGGGFRTQAILPVKARTGEDT
- a CDS encoding response regulator transcription factor, whose translation is MTIRVLLADDQTLLRSAFRVLVDSEPDMKVVGEAADGAEAVALARSEKADVVLMDIRMPGTDGLAATRMISADPELDGVRVVMLTTFEVDEYVVQSLRAGAAGFLGKGAEPEELLNAIRVAAAGEALLSPVATKGLIATFLAQGGSAGEGPDSAAYSKRLAALTVREREVLVLVAGGHSNDEIAERLVVSPLTVKTHVNRAMAKLGARDRAQLVVIAYESGLVRPRVE